Proteins found in one Abyssibius alkaniclasticus genomic segment:
- the trmD gene encoding tRNA (guanosine(37)-N1)-methyltransferase TrmD, producing the protein MTIPMGHNAGQWTARIITLFPEAFPGVLAQSLTGKALAEGLWALETVQLRDFGRGKHRNVDDTPAGGGAGMVLRADVLGDALDHAESGLSRADWPVIYLSPRGKPFVQADAERLSRAQGATFLCGRFEGVDERVLAARQVEEFSLGDFILTGGEIAAQALIDASVRLIPRVLGNQVSTEAESFSHGLLEHPHYTRPNDWEGHAIPDILLSGHHGQIAAWRQAQSEKLTKERRPDLWRAYNRKDPVTDQQLSDANNGASKGAQKDD; encoded by the coding sequence ATGACCATCCCAATGGGGCATAATGCAGGCCAGTGGACAGCGCGAATCATCACGCTTTTCCCCGAAGCCTTTCCCGGTGTGCTGGCCCAGTCGCTGACCGGCAAGGCGCTGGCCGAGGGGCTTTGGGCGCTGGAGACTGTGCAGTTGCGCGATTTCGGGCGCGGCAAGCACCGCAATGTCGATGACACGCCCGCCGGTGGTGGTGCGGGCATGGTGCTGCGCGCCGACGTTCTGGGCGATGCGCTTGACCATGCCGAAAGCGGGCTGTCGCGCGCTGACTGGCCGGTGATTTACCTCTCGCCACGCGGAAAACCCTTTGTTCAGGCCGATGCTGAACGGCTTTCGCGCGCGCAAGGAGCCACGTTTTTATGTGGCCGGTTCGAGGGTGTGGACGAGCGTGTGCTGGCCGCAAGGCAGGTCGAGGAATTTTCCCTGGGTGATTTCATTCTGACCGGCGGAGAGATTGCAGCACAGGCCTTGATTGATGCATCGGTTCGGCTTATACCCCGCGTGCTTGGGAATCAGGTATCGACCGAGGCGGAAAGCTTTTCGCACGGGCTGCTTGAACACCCGCACTACACAAGGCCCAACGATTGGGAAGGCCATGCAATACCCGATATTCTGCTATCGGGGCACCATGGCCAGATTGCCGCGTGGCGGCAGGCCCAGTCGGAAAAGCTGACCAAGGAACGTCGTCCCGATCTGTGGCGGGCTTACAATCGTAAGGACCCGGTGACAGACCAGCAGCTCTCGGACGCGAACAACGGCGCCAGTAAAGGCGCGCAAAAGGACGACTGA
- the rpsP gene encoding 30S ribosomal protein S16, whose translation MAMKIRLARGGSKKRPHYSIVAADSRMPRDGRFIEKLGTYNPLLAKDSEERVQMNVERVQHWLSLGAEPTDRVARFLEAAGLREKASRANLKKGEPGKAAKARADERAAKVAAAAEAAAAPAEAPAEEAAAE comes from the coding sequence ATGGCAATGAAGATCCGTCTGGCCCGTGGTGGCAGCAAGAAACGCCCCCATTATTCCATTGTGGCCGCCGATAGCCGGATGCCGCGCGATGGCCGTTTCATCGAAAAGCTGGGCACCTATAACCCGCTGCTGGCCAAAGACAGCGAAGAGCGCGTGCAGATGAATGTCGAGCGCGTGCAACATTGGCTGAGCCTGGGTGCCGAGCCGACCGACCGCGTTGCGCGTTTTCTGGAAGCCGCCGGCCTGCGTGAAAAAGCCAGCCGCGCCAACCTGAAAAAAGGCGAGCCGGGCAAAGCCGCCAAAGCCCGTGCCGATGAGCGTGCCGCCAAGGTTGCCGCCGCTGCCGAAGCCGCCGCTGCACCCGCAGAAGCACCCGCTGAAGAGGCTGCCGCAGAATAA
- the rplS gene encoding 50S ribosomal protein L19 has product MNIIQQLEAEQIAALGKDIPDFSSGDTIRVGYKVTEGTRSRVQNYEGVVIARNGGKGIGASFTVRKISFGEGVERVFPLHSPNIDNITVVRRGRVRRAKLYYLRTRRGKSARIIEKTNYRELGGSAE; this is encoded by the coding sequence ATGAACATCATTCAACAGCTCGAGGCCGAGCAAATCGCCGCCCTCGGCAAAGACATTCCGGATTTTTCGTCGGGTGACACCATTCGCGTTGGCTACAAGGTCACCGAAGGCACCCGTTCGCGCGTGCAGAACTATGAAGGCGTTGTGATTGCCCGCAATGGCGGCAAAGGCATCGGCGCCAGCTTCACCGTGCGCAAAATCTCGTTTGGCGAAGGTGTGGAGCGTGTATTCCCGCTGCATTCGCCGAATATCGACAACATCACCGTGGTTCGCCGTGGCCGTGTGCGTCGTGCCAAACTGTATTACCTGCGCACCCGTCGCGGTAAATCGGCCCGTATCATCGAAAAAACCAATTATCGCGAATTGGGCGGTTCGGCTGAATAA
- the rimM gene encoding ribosome maturation factor RimM (Essential for efficient processing of 16S rRNA), which translates to MADELICIGAIAGAFGVQGEVRLKSFCADPEAIADYAPLSDKSGTRSFSVALTKVLNGAFAARLGGITTREQAEALKGTQLFAPRTRLPALPDDEFYHSDLVGLDAVDTGGALLGKVATVQNHGAGDILEIRNPKASLLVPFTRACVPTVDLAARRVVVDPPDESE; encoded by the coding sequence ATGGCGGATGAGTTGATTTGCATTGGCGCGATTGCGGGCGCATTTGGTGTGCAGGGCGAAGTGCGGCTGAAAAGCTTTTGCGCCGACCCGGAGGCCATTGCCGATTACGCCCCGCTTTCCGACAAATCCGGCACGCGCAGCTTTTCGGTGGCGCTGACCAAAGTGCTGAACGGTGCCTTTGCCGCGCGGCTAGGTGGTATTACCACGCGTGAGCAGGCCGAGGCGCTGAAAGGCACGCAGCTTTTTGCGCCCCGCACCCGCCTGCCTGCTTTGCCGGATGACGAGTTCTATCATTCCGACCTTGTGGGGCTCGATGCGGTGGATACGGGCGGCGCCTTGCTTGGCAAGGTCGCCACGGTGCAAAACCACGGCGCGGGCGATATTCTGGAAATCCGTAACCCGAAAGCTTCACTTTTGGTGCCGTTTACCCGTGCCTGCGTGCCAACGGTCGATCTGGCCGCGCGCCGCGTGGTGGTCGACCCGCCGGACGAAAGCGAATGA
- a CDS encoding chorismate mutase, with product MSDATTRAAALLAGHRESIDRLDAILVYTLAERFKHTQEVGQLKAQHDLPPSDPAREANQIARLESLAREAGLDPAFAKKFLNFIISEVIRHHEKLKDDGV from the coding sequence ATGAGTGATGCAACAACACGCGCCGCCGCATTGCTGGCCGGCCACCGCGAATCCATCGACCGGCTGGATGCCATTCTGGTCTACACTCTGGCCGAGCGTTTCAAGCATACGCAAGAGGTGGGCCAGCTCAAGGCGCAGCACGACCTGCCGCCAAGCGACCCAGCGCGCGAAGCCAACCAGATTGCGCGGCTGGAAAGCCTGGCACGCGAAGCCGGGCTCGACCCGGCCTTCGCCAAGAAATTCCTGAACTTCATCATTTCCGAAGTGATCAGGCATCATGAGAAACTGAAAGATGATGGCGTTTGA
- a CDS encoding GNAT family N-acetyltransferase gives MTAHPILETERLNLRVPEMGDYAVYEAILLADAVGHLGGPFTPEDTWDEFCMMRGRWALRGTGQFAVCLKDGPLIGFCGVDKERGDPADELGFFLLPAWHKQGYGYEAALAARAFAHESLGIHLLISCVSNDNVASVALVRKLGAVADPSLYSADMGDVTIFRHPAPEAV, from the coding sequence GTGACCGCGCACCCCATCCTGGAAACCGAACGGCTGAATCTGCGTGTGCCCGAAATGGGTGACTACGCAGTATATGAGGCGATTCTGCTGGCCGATGCTGTCGGGCATCTGGGCGGGCCGTTTACGCCCGAGGATACGTGGGACGAGTTTTGCATGATGCGCGGGCGCTGGGCATTGCGCGGCACGGGCCAGTTTGCCGTATGTCTGAAAGACGGCCCGCTGATCGGCTTTTGCGGTGTCGACAAAGAGCGCGGCGACCCGGCTGACGAGCTTGGGTTCTTCCTGCTGCCCGCCTGGCACAAACAGGGCTATGGCTATGAGGCGGCGCTGGCCGCACGCGCATTCGCCCATGAAAGTCTTGGCATTCACCTGCTGATAAGCTGTGTGTCCAACGACAATGTTGCATCGGTTGCGCTGGTCAGAAAGCTTGGCGCCGTGGCCGACCCCTCGCTTTACAGCGCCGATATGGGCGATGTGACCATTTTCCGCCACCCCGCACCGGAGGCCGTATGA
- the rpmE gene encoding 50S ribosomal protein L31 yields MKNDIHPEYHTITVKMTDGTEFQTRTTWGKEGDVMNLDIDPTSHHAWTGGNARLLDTGGRVSKFKKKYEGLGF; encoded by the coding sequence ATGAAAAACGACATCCATCCCGAATATCACACCATCACCGTCAAGATGACCGATGGCACCGAGTTCCAGACACGCACGACCTGGGGCAAGGAAGGCGACGTGATGAACCTTGATATCGACCCGACCTCGCACCATGCCTGGACCGGCGGCAACGCCCGTCTGCTGGATACTGGCGGCCGTGTCTCGAAATTCAAAAAGAAATACGAAGGCCTGGGCTTCTAA